The Mesorhizobium sp. M1D.F.Ca.ET.043.01.1.1 genome contains a region encoding:
- a CDS encoding Stf0 family sulfotransferase, with protein sequence MHFEAAYSRLLSAAFDGPGSSRDPARVLICTTPRTAGHTYCMVMRHFGLGQPTEYFQWQFAVPLLRRWTGEDTIDHLALDRLAASYGRHLLEKRSVNGVFAAKLFLGNLDFAHRSIGRDSANSFYVFLSRRNKVDQTVSLLSMLYTGQPFDGAEMLPGIPKLQTISQKAVIDTVRHIADCEARWRSYLSTIDAARVVHVAYEDFVTDPYENVRATMRNWFPAHDLDRAAAAESRRYGNDTAVKTLVARQFGALIRDLWRDMPVAADRSPSAP encoded by the coding sequence ATGCACTTCGAGGCGGCGTATAGCAGGCTGCTTTCGGCCGCTTTCGACGGGCCTGGTTCGTCACGCGATCCGGCCAGGGTCTTGATCTGCACGACGCCGCGAACTGCCGGCCATACCTACTGTATGGTGATGCGGCATTTCGGGCTCGGCCAGCCGACCGAATACTTCCAGTGGCAATTTGCCGTACCGCTCCTGCGGCGCTGGACCGGGGAAGATACGATTGACCACTTGGCGCTCGACCGCCTGGCCGCCTCATACGGAAGGCACCTCCTGGAAAAGCGCTCGGTGAACGGCGTGTTCGCCGCAAAGCTGTTCCTCGGCAATCTGGATTTTGCCCATCGCTCGATCGGTAGGGACAGCGCCAATTCGTTCTACGTTTTTCTGTCCAGGCGCAACAAGGTTGATCAGACGGTCAGCCTGCTTTCGATGCTCTATACCGGCCAGCCCTTCGATGGTGCGGAAATGCTGCCAGGAATCCCGAAATTGCAGACAATAAGCCAGAAGGCCGTCATCGACACGGTGCGACACATTGCGGACTGCGAGGCAAGGTGGCGGAGCTACCTCTCGACCATCGATGCGGCGAGGGTAGTCCATGTCGCTTATGAGGACTTTGTCACTGACCCCTATGAAAATGTGCGCGCGACGATGCGAAACTGGTTTCCGGCCCACGACCTGGACAGGGCGGCCGCAGCCGAAAGCAGGCGCTATGGCAACGATACGGCCGTAAAGACGCTTGTTGCAAGGCAATTCGGAGCTTTGATCCGGGACCTTTGGCGCGACATGCCCGTCGCGGCGGATCGGAGCCCGTCAGCGCCTTGA
- a CDS encoding alpha/beta hydrolase: MDQAAFGEGLTQEILIRLGDRYASMFVRIWQPAGQARGTVYCLHGFTGNGADFDYLAAFLCRNSYLVICPDLLGRGRSAYLGAGYDIDLYSRCLRALGQFAGKENHFIGTSWGGLILILFLYANRGRVDKIVLNDVPMIGGPRTDALRRDAIQQSRLTFETRAAAREYLRAANPGVGQIEQPVLDRFIDSRIAAGPSGFRLAFDPATTGNFEAMAGREYDLFPMVAKLDARIMLTYGSDSELVDREALQRTRRARPDFCVVDNMHAGNPLPLMTPDQLFLILGFLSAV; this comes from the coding sequence ATGGACCAGGCTGCATTCGGCGAGGGGCTCACCCAGGAGATTCTGATCCGCCTCGGCGACCGTTATGCTTCGATGTTCGTGCGTATATGGCAGCCGGCCGGCCAGGCTCGTGGGACCGTCTATTGCCTCCACGGTTTTACCGGAAACGGCGCCGATTTCGACTATCTTGCGGCCTTCCTTTGCCGCAACAGCTATCTGGTGATCTGCCCTGATCTGCTCGGACGCGGGCGCAGCGCGTATCTTGGCGCGGGTTACGACATCGATCTCTATTCCAGGTGCTTGCGTGCTCTCGGTCAGTTTGCCGGCAAGGAGAACCATTTCATCGGCACATCATGGGGCGGGCTGATCCTGATCCTGTTTCTGTACGCGAATCGTGGCCGCGTCGATAAGATTGTCCTCAATGACGTTCCAATGATTGGCGGGCCAAGAACCGACGCGTTGCGGCGAGATGCGATCCAGCAAAGCAGGCTCACTTTCGAAACGCGCGCGGCAGCGAGGGAATATCTTCGCGCTGCAAATCCAGGCGTGGGGCAGATCGAACAGCCGGTTTTGGACCGCTTCATCGATAGTAGGATTGCCGCAGGTCCGAGCGGTTTTCGACTGGCGTTCGATCCCGCCACCACCGGAAATTTCGAAGCGATGGCCGGGCGCGAGTACGACTTGTTTCCCATGGTGGCCAAGCTCGACGCACGGATCATGCTCACGTACGGAAGCGATAGCGAGTTAGTCGACAGGGAGGCCTTGCAACGAACGCGTCGCGCCCGGCCTGATTTCTGCGTCGTCGACAATATGCATGCGGGCAACCCGCTGCCGTTGATGACGCCTGATCAGCTTTTCTTGATCCTCGGCTTTCTCTCGGCGGTTTGA